A stretch of DNA from Chitinivibrionia bacterium:
TTCCGCTTCTATAAATTTTTGTTTATAAAAAAACAATATACTATTTGCCACGAGCAAAAACAAGAAAACTTTAATTTTTCCCCCATTGCGCCAACAATTCCGACGTTTTCCTCGCCAAAATTTCCGCCGCGCTCTTGGGTTTCTTAAAAACACTCTTGATAATACTCGGAATTTCTTCCAAAACGCTTGGAAAAACTTGCGGCATTATTGCACCAATGCTGAGCGTTTCGGAATATTTTTGCGGGAAAATCTTAGTAAGCGCGCCATAAAACAACTGATAGAACCCACTCTTTTGAAAAAACGGCGTAAGAAAAAACCAAAGCGAAATCTTGGCAGTATGATGCAACGCGCCCTGATAATTATAAAACGCAGAAGAAATAAACAGCGCAACAATGAAAATCCCGTATCGCTTAACAAACTCAACCGCGCCTAACAACCTGCAATTTATGAATTTAGAAACAATTAACCCCGCCAAAAATATTGCGGCGTAAAAAATATAATTTTCAAAAATAAATGTTGTTGCGATTACAACAATTAACACGGCAATCCCGTAGGGGCGTATTGCATACGCCCTATCGCCAATATTGTCGTTGTCGTTTTTTTTGCATTGCATATCGTTTTTTGAGCGTATGCAATACGCCCCTACATTATCATTAAACGAAATTCCGTTGATTTTCACCGCCAAAAATCCCGTTATCGCCCCCGTAAAAAGCGAAACCGCAAGCATTATCGGTAATTGCCACTGCCATACGAAATTTCCGCCCATAATGTGATAAAGCACAAACAATTGCACGATATTATGAACTATCGCACAAAAAATCCCGATTGCGATTGCGCCGAATTTCCGCGATTTTATGAGCGCCGCGCCCAAAATCACCGAAACGACAGTCCCGCTTGTTCCCAGCACAAACGGCAAAATTGCAAAGCCGAAAAACGCCATAATAACCCATTGACGAATGAAAACAAAGGCAAGCGCGTCAATTAGTCCGTATCTGTAAATCCAAACCATAACAACCGCGTGAAAAAGCCCGATTTTCAGCCAAGGCAAAACAGGAATTACAGGGAAAAACCGCTCAATCCCCGCCAAAAGAAACGCCATAACAAACAGCGCGGCTTTTTCATTCTGTCTATCAATTAGCATAAACATCTATCCTCGGCATTTTTGTAGGGGCAGGTTTAAAACCTGCCCTAACGGGTCTTCGGTGAACAGAAACCATAACCCTATTCGGCACACACACAATTTGCCCGCTCGAAATAACGCCGATTGACGTACAAATCTGATTTCGACATTCGCTTTTCACAAATTGCGCGGTTTGGTTTTGCAGAACGATTTTCACCGAATTGCGAATTATTGTTGTGTCGACAGAAAGTGGGATTTCTATTTTTTCGCCGTCTGCGAAGATTATGAATTT
This window harbors:
- a CDS encoding NusG domain II-containing protein; the encoded protein is MKLFAPFDIFIAIFIIGAFVIVGAGLKPALAPQNIDKFIIFADGEKIEIPLSVDTTIIRNSVKIVLQNQTAQFVKSECRNQICTSIGVISSGQIVCVPNRVMVSVHRRPVRAGFKPAPTKMPRIDVYAN
- a CDS encoding Gx transporter family protein, whose translation is MLIDRQNEKAALFVMAFLLAGIERFFPVIPVLPWLKIGLFHAVVMVWIYRYGLIDALAFVFIRQWVIMAFFGFAILPFVLGTSGTVVSVILGAALIKSRKFGAIAIGIFCAIVHNIVQLFVLYHIMGGNFVWQWQLPIMLAVSLFTGAITGFLAVKINGISFNDNVGAYCIRSKNDMQCKKNDNDNIGDRAYAIRPYGIAVLIVVIATTFIFENYIFYAAIFLAGLIVSKFINCRLLGAVEFVKRYGIFIVALFISSAFYNYQGALHHTAKISLWFFLTPFFQKSGFYQLFYGALTKIFPQKYSETLSIGAIMPQVFPSVLEEIPSIIKSVFKKPKSAAEILARKTSELLAQWGKN